Proteins found in one Funiculus sociatus GB2-C1 genomic segment:
- a CDS encoding fumarate reductase/succinate dehydrogenase flavoprotein subunit — MKTDVLVIGGGTAGTMAAIKAKQANPEGEVLILEKANIRRSGAIAMGMDGVNTAVIPGNSTPEQYVREITISNDGILNQKAVYQTGKLGFEVIQELESWGVKFQKDTQGNYDLKQVHRVGKYVLPMPEGKDLKQILTRQVKRHKAKVTNRVMATRILVRNGRAIGAVGFDVRNGDFVVIQAKAVVLCTGACGRLGLPASGYLYGTYENPTNAGDGYSMAYHAGAELTNIECFQINPLMKDYNGPACAYVASPFGAYTANAEGHRFISCDYWSGQMMLEIWKELNSGKGPVQLKMTHLDEDTISEIESILWSNERPSRERFHEGRGENYRTDGVEMNISEIGLCSGHSASGVWVNEKAETTVPGLYAAGDMASVPHNYMIGAFVFGRLAGTNAVDYIEGLEHIEPDPDVLEAEKQRIYAPLNNPNGVPHTQVEYKLRRLVNDYLQPPKVDHKMEIGLRNFVRYHESLEMMGARDPHELMRCMEVHFIRDCAEMAARASLYRRESRWGLYHYRVDYPEKNNEEWFCHVNLKKEESGEMVLFKRPVEPYVVDVDIEREVYDVAVR; from the coding sequence ATGAAGACGGATGTTCTTGTCATCGGTGGTGGTACTGCTGGAACGATGGCAGCCATCAAGGCAAAACAAGCAAATCCTGAAGGAGAAGTGCTGATTTTAGAGAAAGCGAATATCCGCCGCAGCGGGGCGATCGCAATGGGTATGGATGGTGTCAATACAGCCGTCATTCCTGGTAATTCTACCCCAGAGCAATATGTTCGTGAAATTACGATTTCCAACGATGGCATTTTGAATCAAAAAGCCGTCTACCAAACAGGTAAACTTGGCTTTGAAGTCATTCAAGAGTTGGAAAGCTGGGGCGTGAAGTTCCAAAAAGATACCCAAGGGAACTATGACCTAAAACAAGTGCATCGCGTGGGTAAATATGTGTTACCGATGCCAGAAGGGAAAGACCTGAAACAAATTTTGACCCGACAGGTAAAGCGCCACAAAGCCAAAGTAACGAATCGGGTAATGGCGACTCGCATTCTAGTCAGGAATGGACGTGCTATTGGAGCGGTAGGGTTTGACGTGCGAAACGGCGATTTTGTGGTGATTCAGGCAAAAGCAGTCGTTCTGTGTACAGGAGCCTGTGGAAGATTAGGTTTACCTGCCTCTGGCTATCTTTACGGCACCTACGAAAACCCCACGAATGCTGGCGATGGCTACTCAATGGCGTATCACGCAGGCGCAGAACTCACCAATATTGAGTGTTTTCAAATTAACCCTCTGATGAAGGACTATAACGGCCCTGCGTGTGCTTATGTAGCGAGTCCGTTTGGAGCTTACACTGCCAATGCTGAAGGACACCGCTTTATCAGTTGCGACTACTGGAGCGGTCAGATGATGCTGGAAATTTGGAAGGAGTTGAATTCTGGTAAAGGCCCAGTTCAACTGAAGATGACCCACTTAGATGAAGACACCATTTCAGAAATTGAGTCGATTCTGTGGTCGAATGAACGACCCAGCCGAGAGCGATTTCATGAAGGTAGAGGCGAAAACTACCGCACGGATGGCGTGGAGATGAATATCTCAGAAATCGGTTTGTGTAGCGGTCACAGTGCTTCTGGAGTCTGGGTCAACGAGAAAGCTGAGACAACTGTCCCAGGATTATATGCAGCAGGAGATATGGCGAGTGTCCCCCACAACTACATGATTGGGGCATTTGTATTTGGTCGGTTGGCGGGTACAAATGCGGTGGATTACATCGAAGGGTTAGAGCATATTGAACCCGATCCTGACGTTTTAGAGGCAGAAAAACAACGAATTTATGCTCCATTGAACAATCCGAATGGTGTACCGCACACGCAGGTAGAGTATAAATTACGACGGTTGGTCAATGACTACTTACAGCCGCCCAAAGTAGACCACAAAATGGAAATTGGTTTGAGAAACTTTGTGCGCTATCACGAAAGCTTAGAAATGATGGGCGCACGCGACCCACATGAACTGATGCGCTGCATGGAGGTTCACTTTATTCGCGATTGTGCTGAGATGGCAGCACGCGCCTCGCTGTATCGTCGGGAAAGCCGTTGGGGATTGTACCATTACCGAGTGGACTACCCTGAAAAGAACAACGAAGAATGGTTCTGCCACGTCAATCTTAAAAAAGAAGAATCAGGCGAGATGGTTTTATTCAAGCGTCCGGTTGAGCCTTATGTTGTGGACGTTGATATTGAACGAGAAGTTTATGATGTGGCGGTGCGGTAA
- a CDS encoding 4Fe-4S dicluster domain-containing protein: MALAMQRVDVPVIVDESKCLEKCTACIEVCPLDVLAKNPETGKAYMKYDECWFCLPCEKECPTNAITVQIPFLLR, translated from the coding sequence ATGGCTTTAGCAATGCAACGGGTTGATGTACCCGTAATCGTTGATGAATCGAAATGCTTAGAAAAGTGTACCGCTTGCATTGAAGTGTGTCCGCTAGATGTGTTAGCGAAGAACCCAGAAACAGGCAAAGCCTATATGAAATACGACGAGTGCTGGTTTTGCTTACCTTGTGAGAAGGAGTGTCCCACCAACGCAATTACGGTTCAAATTCCCTTTTTGTTGCGATAG
- a CDS encoding HEAT repeat domain-containing protein, whose product MSADTELNQWLEMLRSPDTSDRLVAVKMLQHLGDEDALEPLITALQDESMAVQKLAVTALWELANPKSVPALVECLASTDEEIREEALSALGELVTPDHLLLLLDALHRDDVNMQLNVLILLRKIHDAQSLPYVLPFFESENAQLREAAVTTLRYLNQVERCKEAIALMSDPDENVRRSAALTLGHLADAEVVPSLCQALTEDADWQVRRNAAKSLALHADVAAVPALETALADEHWQVRKFTLQALQKTPADQTLPALVKALADEYSDVRRDAAIALGILKNPTALNALQQSLDDPDKDVCIYAKRAIQTIQESTPETSNA is encoded by the coding sequence ATGTCTGCTGATACTGAATTGAACCAATGGTTGGAAATGCTGCGATCGCCTGATACTAGCGATCGCCTAGTTGCCGTCAAAATGCTGCAACATTTGGGTGATGAGGATGCTCTGGAACCGTTAATTACAGCATTGCAAGATGAGAGCATGGCTGTGCAAAAGCTTGCAGTGACGGCACTGTGGGAGCTAGCAAATCCCAAGTCGGTTCCGGCTTTAGTGGAATGTCTGGCTTCAACTGATGAGGAGATTCGGGAAGAAGCGCTATCCGCATTGGGCGAATTAGTTACCCCCGATCACTTGTTGCTGCTGCTGGATGCCTTGCATCGAGATGACGTGAATATGCAACTGAATGTGTTAATTCTGTTGCGGAAGATTCACGATGCTCAGTCTTTGCCCTATGTATTGCCGTTCTTTGAGTCGGAAAATGCTCAGTTACGGGAAGCAGCAGTAACAACGCTACGCTATCTCAATCAAGTAGAACGCTGCAAAGAAGCGATCGCGTTGATGTCTGACCCCGATGAGAACGTGCGGCGTTCTGCTGCCCTGACGTTAGGACATTTAGCAGATGCAGAAGTAGTTCCCAGTCTGTGTCAAGCACTCACTGAGGATGCGGATTGGCAGGTGCGACGCAATGCGGCAAAATCGTTGGCACTCCACGCTGATGTTGCGGCAGTTCCGGCTTTAGAAACGGCTTTGGCAGATGAGCATTGGCAGGTGCGGAAGTTTACACTTCAGGCTTTGCAGAAAACACCTGCTGACCAAACCTTACCTGCTTTAGTGAAAGCGTTGGCAGACGAGTACTCGGATGTGCGTCGAGATGCAGCGATCGCACTGGGTATCCTGAAGAACCCAACTGCCCTGAATGCACTCCAGCAATCCCTAGACGATCCAGACAAAGACGTGTGTATTTACGCAAAACGAGCGATTCAGACGATCCAGGAGTCTACGCCAGAAACATCCAATGCCTAG